A DNA window from Calditrichota bacterium contains the following coding sequences:
- the nikR gene encoding nickel-responsive transcriptional regulator NikR — translation MVTRFGISLDSELLARFDRMIAEMGYANRSEAIRDLIRDALVQREWQEEKGDRVGTITLIYDHHLGELPERLTELQHNHADQIISTMHVHLDHDNCLEVLAVRGEARAIRAIADQLIGTKGVKHGKLVATTTGRELK, via the coding sequence ATGGTCACCAGATTTGGCATTTCCCTGGACAGCGAACTCTTGGCGCGCTTCGACAGGATGATCGCGGAGATGGGCTACGCTAACCGCTCTGAGGCCATCCGCGACCTCATCCGCGACGCCCTGGTGCAACGCGAGTGGCAGGAGGAGAAAGGCGACCGGGTCGGGACGATTACCCTCATTTACGACCACCACCTGGGTGAGCTGCCTGAGCGGCTGACGGAACTGCAACACAACCACGCCGACCAGATCATCTCCACGATGCATGTGCACCTGGACCACGACAACTGCCTGGAGGTGCTGGCGGTGCGCGGCGAGGCACGCGCCATCCGCGCCATAGCGGACCAGCTTATCGGGACCAAGGGGGTGAAGCACGGCAAGCTTGTCGCCACCACTACCGGCCGCGAGCTGAAGTGA